The DNA window CGGGTTCGGCGACATCGATTCCTCGAATGTGGTGATGCATCGCAACCCGAATGCGTCAGGCGAGGCGATCGACGGCATGCAGGAGGCGATCCGCGAAGCGTTCGTCAACAGGCTGAATCAGCCGGTGGCATCCTCGTAGAAATGCAGGCGGTTGCCGAATGGGTCGGCGACCGATACCTCGCGGGTCTTCCACGGCGTCTCTTCCAGGCCCGGCCTGGCGAAGCGGTATTTCTTGCCGATCAGTTCGCCATGCAGTGCGGCGATGTCCTCGACCTTGATGCGCACGGCAATGCCAGGCGCGCCATCGCCGTGATGTTCGCTCAGATGCAGGACGCAGGCGTCGCGGCCGATCGCCATGTAGAGCGGCGCGTTGTCGTCGAAGCGATGCTCCCACTGCACCTCGAAGCCGAGAAAGCCGACATAGAATTCACGCGCCTTGGCAATGTCGAAGATGCGCAGAATGGGCGTGACAGTGCCAAGTTTCGGCATAGGGGGTGCAACCGTTCGAGAGGGCTTTCGGGCGGGGTGGAGGCGGCAATCCCTATTTCAGCTCGAGCAGCCGTTCCAGGTAGCTGCGTTCGATGTCGGGGCTGAGCGCATTGCCGAGCCGTTTGCGGATCGCTTCCAGAATCTGACGGGCGCGCTGCACGTCGATCTCGTCGGGCACCTTCACCGAATCGCCGAAATCGGGACCCTGGCTGGCGCGCGGCCGACCGAGCGGATCACGATCGGCGTTCTGCTGGCGGCCGCCTTGCTCGCTGCCGCCCTGATCGCCCTGCATGGCCTGCATCTGCTTCATCATGTCCTTGGCGCCCTTGCGCAGCGCCTCCAGTGCCCGGCCCTGATGGCCGACGGCCTCATCGCCCTGGCCTTCGCCGAGCGCCTGCTCGGCATTGCCCATGGACTTGCCGGCCTCGCCAAATCCTTCATTAGGCTCCATGCCCATGCCTTCGAGGCCTTTCTTCAGCTGCTCGAGGTCGCTTTTCAGCTGGCCCTGTCCCTGCTGCAGCTGCTTTAGCGCTTCGGCGAATTCCTGCGGTGTCATCGGCTTTTGCCGGGCGAGCGGATCGCGGTCCTCGCCGACCCCTGGCTTGTCCTCATCCTGGCCGTTGCCTTCGCCGAGCTGCTCGTCGCGGTTCTGTCCACGCTGGCGCTCGCCGCGCTGCATCTGGTCCATGCGGAAGGTGTCGTTCATCATCTCCTGCTGGCGCCGCAGGATCTCGCCGAGCTTGTCCATCTGCTGGCGCATCTCGCTGTCCTGCTGGTCGCCTTGCTGCTGGCGGCCGGCCTGGAGATTGTTCATCATGTCCTGCAGTTGCGACAGCAATTGCTGGGCCTTGTCGCGGTCGCCCGATTTCGCCAGATTCTCGATCTGGTCCATCATGCGGTCGATGTCGCTCTGGCGCAGTTCCTGGCCGTTCTGCTGCATCTGCGGAGCGCTGGGGTTCTGCTTGGCGCGCTCCGCGAATTCCTGCAGGAACTGGTTCATCGCCTCGCGCAGTTCCTTCATCGCCTTTTCGATTTCAGCGTCGCTGGCGCCATTCTTGATGGCGTCCTGCAGCGCCTGCTGCGCCTGGCGCAGCCGCTTTTCCGCGGCCGAGAGATTGCCTTCCTCGATGCCGAGCGCGATTTCCCAGAGATAGGCGACCTC is part of the Mesorhizobium loti genome and encodes:
- a CDS encoding VOC family protein, whose translation is MPKLGTVTPILRIFDIAKAREFYVGFLGFEVQWEHRFDDNAPLYMAIGRDACVLHLSEHHGDGAPGIAVRIKVEDIAALHGELIGKKYRFARPGLEETPWKTREVSVADPFGNRLHFYEDATG